Sequence from the Gloeocapsa sp. PCC 73106 genome:
ATATAAAGAGGTAAACCAGGAAAAGAGTCAAAAAAAACAGTCTTGGTGGCACAGACTTATCAAAAAAAATAGACAATCTACATCAGATAGTATTTGATTTTGTCTCACGATCGAAGTGAATCTTACGCCTATGGTAGGATTTCAGACGCACTTTTTGTGTGGGATACCAGATCGCAATCCTTTGTCGGTAATCGCTTTGACGTTGAATCGATAGGTTCTACGAGATTCGTCGGGAGTAAGATCGATATAGTGTAGTTTGGGAACTAAAGCGCCTTTATCGATTAAACTTTTTAAGAGTTTGGTGGAACAATCTAATTGGGTGGCGGCTTTTTTAATGTCCACCCATTGTAGAGGGGATTGGTGATCTTTGATGGCTTTAGAGATCGCTAGCGGTAACTCGTTGATAATTATTAATTTTAGTTCTTGAAGTGATTCTTCGTTCATAATTTCAAATCTTATCCCTTTTTTGTCAATCTCCGAGAAAAAATATGAGAAAATAAATGAAGATGAGAGCTGAAGGTAGCTATGAATAATGGATGTAGCAGAACAGATCAAAAAACATTTGCCGAGAGAAGCCGATACTACAGTTCCCGAGATAGATAAATATTGTGAATATTACAGAAGTTTATTTCCAGAAGTAAGAAGTTATGAATGTTTTAAATACTTACATTTAGGAATTATTAGTACTCTCAAAAGAAAATCTTTACCGGAAATAAGTAAAATAGTGGGGATATCATCACAATCATTACATCATTTCATTAGTAAATCACCCTGGTCAAAATCTGAACTAGAAACGAGAAGATTGAAGAGAATCAAAAAAATACTACGAAATCAAGAAATAGCTATAATCATAGATGAGACAGGAGATAGAAAGAAAGGGAAGAAAACAGATTATGTAAGTAGACAATATTTAGGAAGTATAGGAAAAGTAGATAATGGAATTGTCTCAGTGAATAGTTATGGAGTCTATCAAAATATAACATTTCCATTAATAACAAGAATATATAAACCAAAAGGAAAACTAAAATCAGAAGACAAATATAAATCGAAAACAGAAATAGCCGTAGATATTATCAAAGAAATCAAAAAAATAGGCTTAAATATAAAAATAGTATTAGCAGACAGTTTATATGGAGAAAGTAGCAATTTTTTGGATATTATTTATGAGTACGGTTTAGAATATGTAGTAGCAATTAGAAGTAATCACGGAGTGTGGTTACCTTCTTCTCAAAGAGTGAGAGCCAACAAATGGTG
This genomic interval carries:
- a CDS encoding IS701 family transposase produces the protein MDVAEQIKKHLPREADTTVPEIDKYCEYYRSLFPEVRSYECFKYLHLGIISTLKRKSLPEISKIVGISSQSLHHFISKSPWSKSELETRRLKRIKKILRNQEIAIIIDETGDRKKGKKTDYVSRQYLGSIGKVDNGIVSVNSYGVYQNITFPLITRIYKPKGKLKSEDKYKSKTEIAVDIIKEIKKIGLNIKIVLADSLYGESSNFLDIIYEYGLEYVVAIRSNHGVWLPSSQRVRANKWCKFTRTFSDGTQETRYIREIIYGQKRATTYWQITTDYET